One Deltaproteobacteria bacterium HGW-Deltaproteobacteria-4 DNA segment encodes these proteins:
- the bioA gene encoding adenosylmethionine--8-amino-7-oxononanoate transaminase: MTKAELIRLDRAHVWHPCTQEKDHELLPPIPIARGEGSWLIDVDGKRYLDGVSSWWVNLFGHNHPRLNHALNEQAGRISHHIFAGFTHQPAVELAERLCTLAPGNLSRVFFADNGSSAIEAALKMSFQYWQQTGKPNKRRFLSLSEAYHGETLGALAIGGCELYRDVYRPLLLDTLQAAGPDCFRCPYGLYRDSCDAECFAALEQIAEAKQNEIAAIIVEPLIQAAAGMRIYPPRYLQKLRILCDRLAIHYIADEIAVGFGRTGKMFANEHAGIGPDLLCLSKGISGGYLPLSVVLSTEEIYQAFYDDYPTMKAFLHSHSYTGNVLACALAVEVQKIFAEENILGQLPVKMARFDAAASHFSALENVGEFRRCGMVAAIELVQDKATRSGYPWQERRGYQVYQQALQRGALLRPLGNVIYFMPPLTIKVEELDLLLEIAYDALLTVTNP; encoded by the coding sequence ATGACTAAAGCCGAACTTATCCGCCTTGATCGCGCCCACGTCTGGCACCCCTGCACACAGGAAAAGGATCACGAACTCCTGCCGCCGATCCCCATCGCCCGTGGCGAAGGTTCCTGGTTGATCGATGTCGATGGCAAGCGCTATCTGGATGGCGTCTCTTCGTGGTGGGTCAACCTCTTCGGCCACAATCATCCCCGCCTCAATCACGCCCTGAACGAACAGGCTGGCAGGATCAGTCACCACATCTTTGCCGGCTTCACCCACCAGCCGGCGGTGGAACTTGCCGAGCGTCTCTGCACCCTGGCGCCGGGAAATCTTTCCCGCGTCTTCTTTGCCGACAACGGCTCCTCAGCCATCGAAGCAGCGCTGAAGATGTCCTTTCAGTACTGGCAGCAGACCGGTAAACCCAATAAGAGACGCTTCCTTTCCCTGAGTGAGGCCTACCACGGCGAGACCCTTGGCGCCCTGGCCATCGGCGGCTGTGAACTCTACCGTGACGTCTACCGACCACTCCTCCTCGATACTCTGCAAGCAGCGGGTCCGGACTGTTTCCGCTGCCCCTACGGATTGTACCGCGACAGTTGCGACGCTGAATGTTTTGCCGCCCTTGAACAGATTGCGGAAGCGAAACAGAATGAGATCGCTGCGATCATCGTCGAACCGCTGATTCAGGCCGCTGCCGGGATGCGGATCTACCCGCCACGTTACCTGCAAAAGTTGCGAATCCTCTGTGACCGCCTAGCGATCCACTATATCGCCGATGAGATCGCCGTCGGTTTTGGCCGCACCGGCAAGATGTTCGCCAATGAACATGCCGGCATCGGCCCCGACCTCCTTTGCCTCTCCAAAGGAATCAGCGGCGGCTATCTCCCCCTTTCAGTGGTTTTAAGCACCGAGGAGATCTATCAGGCGTTCTACGACGACTACCCGACGATGAAAGCCTTCCTCCATTCCCACTCCTATACCGGGAATGTTTTGGCCTGCGCTTTGGCAGTGGAAGTACAAAAGATCTTTGCCGAAGAGAACATTCTGGGGCAACTGCCGGTAAAGATGGCCCGCTTCGACGCCGCAGCTTCTCATTTTTCAGCATTAGAAAATGTCGGAGAATTCCGCCGCTGCGGCATGGTGGCGGCGATTGAACTGGTGCAGGACAAGGCGACGAGGAGCGGATATCCCTGGCAGGAACGACGCGGCTATCAGGTTTACCAGCAGGCCTTGCAACGCGGCGCGCTGTTACGGCCACTGGGGAATGTCATTTACTTTATGCCGCCCTTGACGATCAAAGTAGAAGAGCTGGATTTGTTGCTGGAAATCGCCTATGATGCGCTCCTTACAGTAACCAACCCATAA
- the bioD gene encoding dethiobiotin synthase, whose amino-acid sequence MPFKGIFVTGTDTGVGKTMVSAALAHFLTERGLKVGVMKPAESGVSDPSCLGDDGSLLQWAASSQDPVEEISPYRLRAPLAPAQAAEKEKCFIDFARLVATAQKLGQRHDFLIIEGAGGLMTPLSGGLLMADLAKAIGLPLLVVTTARLGTLNQTLLTIFAAQQMEIPVAGYMINRMPAQPDEAAETAPHTLSSLASADILGVLPEVDGADRDKVLTLSAALKTLPSLPWLIAAIGI is encoded by the coding sequence CTGCCCTTTAAAGGGATCTTTGTCACCGGCACCGACACCGGCGTCGGCAAGACCATGGTCAGTGCAGCATTGGCGCATTTCTTAACAGAACGCGGTCTCAAAGTCGGCGTAATGAAGCCGGCCGAGAGTGGTGTCAGCGACCCGTCGTGCCTTGGCGACGATGGTAGTCTGCTGCAATGGGCCGCCAGCAGCCAAGACCCTGTGGAGGAGATTTCTCCCTACCGTTTACGCGCTCCCCTGGCGCCAGCACAAGCAGCAGAGAAGGAAAAATGTTTCATCGACTTTGCCAGACTGGTCGCGACGGCGCAAAAGCTAGGTCAGCGCCACGATTTTCTTATCATCGAAGGCGCCGGCGGGCTGATGACCCCCTTGTCCGGCGGATTGCTGATGGCGGATCTCGCCAAAGCGATCGGACTCCCCCTGCTGGTCGTGACCACCGCCCGACTTGGCACTCTCAACCAGACTCTACTGACCATCTTTGCCGCCCAGCAGATGGAAATTCCGGTGGCCGGTTACATGATCAACCGCATGCCGGCTCAGCCGGACGAAGCTGCGGAAACGGCGCCGCATACCCTCTCCTCCCTCGCCTCGGCCGATATCCTCGGAGTCCTGCCGGAGGTGGACGGTGCTGATCGGGACAAGGTTCTCACCCTCAGTGCCGCCCTCAAAACCCTGCCATCCCTCCCCTGGCTTATTGCGGCAATCGGAATTTAG
- the bioB gene encoding biotin synthase BioB, which yields MFSFPSTLYQKAKQRIAPSHDEALQILHSQGADLTAIFAVSQALREESFGNTIELCSIINAKSGRCAENCAFCAQSSHHTSTAPVFPLKSQEEIVQGARQAASEGSHCYGIVTSGTRVKAGEEFERILASLRDIRTTTVIDPSASLGLLDPANAAALAAAGCVTYHHNLETARSFFPQICSTHDYEEDVQTVQVAKAAGMKVCCGGIFGLGESLEQRVELCLTLRELDVDSIPLNFLNPIPGTPLADLRQLTPLDCLRIIALFRIVHPTKRISICGGREQNLRDFQSWIFMAGASGTMIGNYLTTTGRDRETDLQMLRDAEVSVNVCR from the coding sequence ATGTTTTCATTCCCTTCGACTCTTTATCAAAAAGCCAAACAACGGATCGCCCCTTCTCATGACGAAGCACTGCAGATTTTACACTCGCAGGGTGCGGATTTAACGGCCATCTTTGCGGTTAGCCAGGCGTTACGTGAAGAATCTTTCGGCAACACAATAGAACTCTGCTCGATCATCAACGCTAAATCCGGGCGCTGTGCCGAAAATTGTGCTTTCTGTGCCCAGTCGAGCCACCACACCAGCACTGCCCCGGTCTTTCCGCTCAAATCACAGGAAGAGATCGTCCAGGGGGCGCGGCAGGCGGCCAGCGAGGGGTCGCACTGTTACGGCATTGTCACCAGCGGCACCCGGGTCAAGGCCGGGGAAGAATTCGAGCGCATCCTTGCTTCCCTGCGCGATATCCGCACCACCACTGTCATCGACCCTTCCGCCTCCCTCGGCCTTCTCGACCCCGCCAACGCCGCTGCTTTGGCTGCGGCTGGCTGCGTCACCTATCATCACAATCTCGAAACAGCGCGCTCATTCTTCCCGCAGATTTGCAGCACGCACGACTACGAAGAAGATGTGCAGACCGTACAGGTCGCCAAGGCGGCAGGAATGAAAGTCTGTTGCGGTGGCATCTTCGGTCTCGGTGAATCACTGGAACAGCGGGTTGAACTCTGTCTGACCTTGCGTGAGCTCGATGTCGACTCCATCCCCCTTAACTTCCTGAATCCGATCCCTGGGACGCCTTTAGCCGATCTTCGGCAGCTCACCCCTCTTGACTGCCTGCGCATTATTGCTCTCTTCCGCATTGTCCACCCGACAAAAAGGATCAGCATCTGCGGCGGTCGTGAACAGAACCTGCGCGATTTCCAGTCCTGGATCTTCATGGCCGGAGCCAGCGGCACCATGATCGGCAACTACCTCACCACCACTGGTCGCGATCGTGAAACAGATCTGCAAATGCTCCGTGATGCCGAGGTGAGTGTCAATGTCTGCCGTTAA
- a CDS encoding XRE family transcriptional regulator, translating into MIKSIIGQKLKATRLKNDMTIQELAKRAAVSSNMISRIERGLTTPSVEILMRLASSFGMSMNFFIEEAEKGSTLVHTRNGQGEPIFFFEDKHQIFSLTQGIRDPGFSVFIDILEKGCNSGEGGMVHSGEEFAYVLEGSVAFFVDEEEYLVNVGDSIAFKASRPHRWKNLSPGRAQVLWVVSPAPSVSR; encoded by the coding sequence ATGATCAAAAGTATTATCGGACAGAAGCTCAAGGCGACCCGCCTGAAAAATGACATGACGATTCAGGAGTTGGCGAAACGTGCCGCGGTTTCATCCAATATGATTTCACGCATAGAGCGGGGTTTGACAACGCCGTCGGTGGAAATTCTTATGCGTCTTGCCTCCTCCTTCGGCATGAGTATGAATTTTTTCATCGAAGAAGCAGAAAAAGGGTCTACGCTCGTGCATACCCGGAACGGGCAGGGGGAACCGATCTTCTTCTTTGAGGACAAACATCAGATTTTCAGTCTCACGCAAGGCATTCGTGATCCGGGATTTTCTGTTTTTATCGATATCCTCGAAAAGGGATGTAATAGCGGGGAGGGGGGGATGGTTCATTCCGGCGAGGAGTTTGCTTATGTCCTGGAAGGGTCGGTGGCATTTTTTGTCGATGAAGAAGAATACCTTGTTAATGTCGGTGACTCGATCGCCTTTAAAGCTTCTCGACCACATCGCTGGAAAAATTTGAGTCCGGGCCGTGCCCAGGTTCTCTGGGTCGTTTCACCTGCCCCCTCGGTGTCGCGTTAA
- a CDS encoding XRE family transcriptional regulator, producing MKLKKIIGKKLKNIRLKRNLTIQSLAERSRVSSNMISRIERGLTIPSVEILMKLASVFDKSINYFVEEVSHTHEIVYSRPGQRDTTIYDDPSENMRTESFTSGLRDPQFMSFFCTIKVGGSSGEKNMYHPGDELIYIMQGQLSLTIADETHELYAGDSLSFKSHLPHRWHNSGNGETKVIWTLSPFTTL from the coding sequence ATGAAACTTAAAAAAATTATCGGCAAAAAACTCAAAAATATCCGTTTGAAGCGTAATTTGACCATTCAGTCATTGGCGGAGCGTTCACGAGTTTCATCCAATATGATTTCGCGCATTGAGAGAGGGTTGACAATCCCCTCAGTCGAAATTCTGATGAAGTTGGCGAGCGTCTTTGATAAAAGTATTAATTATTTTGTCGAGGAAGTTTCGCACACGCATGAAATCGTATATTCACGTCCGGGGCAAAGGGATACGACGATTTATGATGATCCCTCTGAAAACATGCGGACCGAGTCGTTTACTTCCGGACTGCGCGACCCGCAATTCATGTCTTTTTTTTGTACGATCAAGGTCGGAGGGAGCAGCGGCGAAAAGAATATGTACCATCCAGGGGATGAATTGATATATATTATGCAAGGCCAGTTGTCGTTAACCATTGCCGATGAGACGCATGAACTTTATGCTGGCGACAGCTTGTCCTTCAAGTCACATCTCCCCCATCGTTGGCATAATTCAGGAAATGGTGAGACCAAAGTAATCTGGACTCTTTCGCCCTTTACAACACTTTAG
- a CDS encoding integration host factor subunit beta, producing the protein MNKSELIEALAKEKELTYKRSEEIVNTIFSALSKTLIDGGRIEIRGFGSFVVKDYKSYQGRNPKTGESIHVEPKKLPFFKVGKELRDRVNGEDFQAR; encoded by the coding sequence ATGAATAAATCAGAATTAATCGAGGCGCTGGCGAAAGAAAAGGAATTAACCTACAAAAGATCAGAAGAGATCGTCAATACGATATTTTCTGCTCTGTCCAAAACATTGATTGACGGGGGGAGAATCGAAATTCGCGGTTTTGGTAGTTTTGTTGTCAAAGACTACAAATCCTATCAGGGACGTAATCCTAAAACAGGCGAATCGATTCACGTTGAGCCGAAGAAACTTCCCTTTTTTAAAGTCGGAAAAGAATTACGCGACCGGGTCAACGGAGAGGATTTCCAGGCGAGATAA
- a CDS encoding Na/Pi cotransporter, translating to MLNSLPVLSHASFFAFIGGLILFFFGLTRTTEGMQNIAGGRLRFIIAGLVKNRLKSCLFGLTITSLTQSSAATAVLTIGFVSHGIISLVDGIAVVLGASIGASLILQFIAFNPGWMLFPLLVVSVFLRFFARQTYLRDAASVLFGLSLLMLGLAMMTSSFEPLRDNPAFGQLISVLQNHLWLSVVCSALLAALVQNSTAVIALIIALGASGHLHFASGVALILGANIGSCAPTIIAAIHGSLAARRVAAAQFLIVVAAAGVIALLFPYFIGIISFISPGDADYVVTTFEQTQWYQVSLGQKPFITRHLANANTFFALFAALFFLPFLQQITRLTTYFIRGRETVNEYGLQFIDYRVLNTPPIALSQARSELRRMAQTAQAALHETRLYLGDQKSERLHKLTRYENLLDLLQKELISFLVELSHRFSSYTSAREVALMMHMVADFERIGDHCQTLVRLSLRKQEWQVVFSKIARRELDALAVETVAFVDYVVGALDTGADDVLAEAQTRENFIDRSEEKMRNDHLQRLTTGECAVRPGLIYIDMIQALEKISDHAFSVARCLSGDKK from the coding sequence GTGCTCAATTCCCTTCCCGTGCTTTCGCATGCCTCTTTTTTTGCTTTTATTGGCGGCTTGATCCTTTTCTTCTTTGGTTTGACGCGAACGACGGAAGGGATGCAAAATATTGCCGGTGGACGTCTGCGTTTTATTATTGCCGGACTGGTTAAAAATCGTCTGAAAAGCTGCCTCTTCGGTCTCACAATTACTTCGCTCACCCAATCCTCCGCAGCCACTGCTGTCTTGACTATCGGCTTTGTCAGTCATGGGATTATCTCCCTGGTTGATGGTATTGCTGTCGTTCTTGGTGCGAGCATCGGTGCAAGTCTTATTTTGCAGTTTATAGCTTTTAATCCCGGCTGGATGCTCTTCCCTCTCCTTGTTGTCTCCGTTTTTTTGCGTTTTTTTGCTCGCCAGACCTACCTCCGTGATGCGGCCTCCGTCCTCTTCGGGTTGTCGTTGTTAATGCTCGGTTTGGCGATGATGACGTCATCTTTTGAACCGCTCCGGGACAATCCCGCCTTTGGCCAGCTCATTAGTGTTCTGCAGAATCATCTCTGGTTAAGCGTTGTCTGTAGCGCGCTTTTGGCGGCTCTGGTGCAGAATTCTACTGCCGTTATTGCTTTGATCATTGCTTTAGGTGCCAGTGGCCATCTTCATTTTGCCTCCGGAGTTGCCCTGATCCTTGGTGCCAATATTGGTTCTTGTGCACCAACGATTATTGCCGCTATTCACGGGTCTCTCGCTGCTCGCCGCGTAGCGGCCGCGCAATTCCTGATTGTCGTTGCTGCGGCCGGTGTTATTGCACTTCTCTTTCCTTATTTTATCGGGATTATCTCTTTTATTTCCCCCGGCGATGCAGATTATGTCGTGACAACTTTTGAGCAAACACAGTGGTACCAAGTATCACTGGGACAAAAACCCTTTATTACCCGTCACCTTGCTAATGCCAATACCTTTTTTGCCCTTTTTGCCGCTCTCTTTTTTCTTCCGTTTCTGCAGCAGATTACGCGACTGACGACATACTTTATCCGCGGGAGAGAGACGGTCAACGAGTATGGGCTGCAATTTATCGATTATCGGGTACTGAACACCCCGCCCATTGCTTTGTCCCAGGCGCGCTCGGAATTGCGCCGCATGGCGCAGACGGCGCAGGCTGCGCTCCATGAAACCAGGCTTTATCTCGGCGATCAGAAGTCCGAGAGGTTACATAAACTCACCCGCTATGAAAATCTCCTCGACCTGTTGCAAAAGGAGTTAATCAGTTTTCTCGTTGAGTTATCGCATCGTTTCTCATCCTATACATCAGCGCGCGAAGTGGCCCTGATGATGCACATGGTTGCCGATTTTGAACGAATCGGTGACCATTGTCAGACCCTGGTTCGTCTGTCGCTGCGTAAACAGGAATGGCAGGTGGTTTTTTCTAAAATTGCCCGGCGTGAACTCGATGCTCTCGCTGTTGAGACGGTTGCATTTGTCGATTATGTTGTTGGGGCGCTGGATACCGGTGCCGATGACGTCCTGGCCGAGGCCCAAACCCGAGAGAACTTTATAGATCGCAGTGAAGAAAAGATGCGCAATGACCACCTGCAACGACTGACAACCGGTGAATGTGCGGTTCGTCCCGGCCTCATCTATATCGATATGATTCAGGCCCTTGAAAAAATTTCCGATCACGCTTTCAGTGTTGCCAGGTGTCTCAGCGGGGATAAAAAGTGA
- a CDS encoding exopolyphosphatase → MKAAIDIGSNSVRLLLGEVVGEQVVPHQYFRHITRLAGGYDPQSGLAAAARARTLSALEAFAQLLDQTKPVCTRAVATEAVRRAVNGEQFVADVLAHTGISVEIINGDEEAALSSAGVLSGLQPPPLEALIFDIGGGSTELIVIKDRQRLWQKSYPLGVVSLAETPNPELVIAEMLAVLADDLRVAGFHSLLAGADCELVGTAGTVTTLAAFDLAMTEYDWQRINNYLLSRSALLSLYQRLLPLSAAERELLPGIEKGRGDLIVHGADIVLALMQLLDKDELRISDFGLLEGTLLSM, encoded by the coding sequence GTGAAGGCGGCTATCGACATCGGCAGTAATTCGGTGCGGTTGCTGCTCGGCGAAGTTGTTGGCGAACAAGTCGTTCCTCACCAATACTTTCGTCACATCACCCGGCTTGCGGGCGGATATGATCCTCAGTCAGGGCTCGCTGCCGCAGCGCGGGCGCGGACCCTGTCAGCCCTTGAAGCCTTTGCACAACTTCTTGACCAGACAAAGCCGGTTTGTACCCGCGCAGTCGCCACCGAAGCCGTTCGTCGCGCGGTTAATGGCGAGCAGTTTGTTGCTGATGTGCTGGCGCATACCGGTATTTCTGTTGAAATTATCAACGGGGACGAGGAGGCGGCCTTGAGTTCGGCCGGGGTTCTTTCCGGCCTGCAACCGCCACCGCTAGAGGCACTGATTTTTGATATCGGCGGTGGCAGCACGGAACTTATTGTCATCAAAGACCGGCAACGTCTTTGGCAGAAGAGCTATCCTTTGGGCGTCGTCAGTCTCGCAGAAACGCCCAATCCTGAGTTGGTGATTGCAGAGATGCTGGCCGTTCTGGCTGACGATCTGCGCGTTGCCGGTTTTCATTCCCTCCTCGCCGGCGCAGATTGTGAACTGGTAGGGACGGCAGGGACAGTGACAACCCTGGCCGCCTTTGATCTCGCCATGACCGAGTATGACTGGCAACGGATTAATAACTATTTGTTATCCCGGTCCGCTCTGCTTTCCCTGTATCAGCGTCTCCTCCCTTTATCTGCAGCTGAACGTGAACTTCTTCCCGGTATAGAAAAGGGCCGTGGTGATTTGATTGTCCATGGCGCTGATATCGTCCTGGCTCTTATGCAATTATTGGACAAGGATGAGTTGCGGATCAGTGATTTCGGTTTGCTGGAAGGGACCCTTCTTTCCATGTGA
- the iorA gene encoding indolepyruvate ferredoxin oxidoreductase subunit alpha, with protein sequence MDRAILSGNEAIARGAYEAGVKVASAYPGTPSTEILENVINYSEVDASWAPNEKVALEVAIGASFGGARALACMKHVGVNVAADPLFTLSYTGVRGGLVLVVADDPEMHSSQNEQDSRNYAKFAKIPMLEPADSEECKEFTRLAFELSEKFDTPVMLRSVTRISHGKSIVALGERVDNLPAPALVKDAAKLVMLPGNARVRHPKVEERIVNLSRWGVTAAINRSEIRSAEIGVICSGVVYQYVREILPEASILKLGMVHPLPHDLIRDFAAKVKTLLVIEELDPFIEEQVKAMGLDVTGKALFSLCGELSPGRIRSALEQGGLLPKSVLAPLAAEKLPPRPPNMCPGCSHRGVFYLLNRLNAYVTGDIGCYTLGFLPPLNAMDTCVCMGASISTASGIVRALPPEEQQRVVAVIGDSTFMHTGVNSLMEMAWNQSPATVLILDNSITAMTGRQETPASGFTLNGDPAPKVNIAELCRTLGIKNVVTVDPYDLVATRAVLEAEMQRPEPSVIITNRPCCLIKGECRFEKGKILTVDQNKCTGCKACLRLGCPAIEWQPSSDGKKGKTYIDPLLCTGCTVCQQLCKFDAIN encoded by the coding sequence ATGGACCGCGCCATTCTTTCCGGCAATGAAGCCATCGCCCGTGGGGCCTATGAAGCCGGTGTCAAAGTTGCTTCGGCCTACCCCGGCACCCCGAGCACCGAAATTCTCGAGAACGTCATCAACTACAGTGAGGTCGACGCATCCTGGGCGCCGAACGAAAAGGTTGCCCTCGAAGTTGCTATCGGTGCCTCTTTTGGCGGCGCTCGTGCTCTGGCGTGCATGAAGCACGTCGGCGTCAACGTCGCCGCCGATCCTCTCTTCACCCTGTCCTACACGGGAGTGCGCGGCGGGCTGGTGCTGGTGGTGGCTGATGATCCGGAGATGCACTCTTCGCAGAACGAGCAGGACAGCCGCAACTACGCTAAATTTGCGAAAATTCCGATGCTGGAGCCGGCTGATTCCGAGGAGTGCAAGGAATTTACCCGCCTTGCCTTTGAACTCTCTGAAAAATTTGACACTCCGGTGATGCTGCGCAGTGTCACTCGTATTTCTCATGGAAAGTCGATCGTGGCTCTGGGGGAGCGGGTTGATAATTTGCCGGCGCCGGCCCTGGTTAAAGATGCCGCAAAGCTGGTCATGCTCCCCGGCAATGCCCGGGTGCGTCACCCCAAGGTCGAAGAGCGCATTGTCAACCTTTCCCGCTGGGGTGTTACCGCCGCCATCAACCGCAGCGAGATCCGTTCCGCGGAGATCGGGGTGATCTGCTCCGGTGTCGTTTATCAATATGTGCGGGAAATCCTTCCGGAAGCCTCGATCCTCAAGCTCGGCATGGTTCATCCGCTGCCGCATGACCTGATTCGTGACTTTGCAGCCAAGGTCAAGACCTTGCTTGTGATCGAAGAGCTCGATCCCTTCATCGAAGAGCAGGTCAAGGCGATGGGACTTGACGTCACCGGCAAAGCGCTCTTTTCCCTTTGCGGCGAGCTCTCCCCCGGTCGCATCCGCAGTGCACTGGAGCAGGGTGGTCTGCTGCCGAAAAGCGTCTTAGCACCGCTAGCGGCTGAGAAGCTGCCGCCACGCCCGCCGAACATGTGCCCGGGGTGTTCGCACCGCGGGGTCTTTTATCTCCTTAATCGCCTTAATGCTTATGTCACCGGCGATATCGGCTGTTATACCCTCGGTTTTCTGCCGCCCTTGAACGCCATGGATACCTGCGTCTGTATGGGGGCGTCGATCAGTACCGCTTCCGGCATCGTTCGCGCCCTGCCGCCTGAAGAGCAACAGCGAGTCGTGGCGGTCATCGGTGATTCAACTTTTATGCATACCGGGGTGAATTCCTTGATGGAGATGGCCTGGAATCAATCGCCGGCCACGGTCTTGATCCTCGATAACAGTATCACCGCCATGACCGGTCGCCAGGAGACTCCGGCCTCCGGTTTTACCCTGAATGGTGATCCTGCACCGAAAGTCAATATTGCCGAGCTCTGCCGCACCCTCGGCATCAAGAACGTTGTCACCGTCGACCCCTATGATCTTGTCGCCACCCGCGCCGTGCTGGAGGCTGAAATGCAGCGTCCGGAGCCGTCGGTGATCATCACCAATCGTCCCTGCTGTCTGATTAAGGGGGAGTGTCGTTTCGAGAAGGGGAAGATCCTCACTGTCGATCAGAATAAGTGCACCGGCTGCAAAGCCTGTCTGCGGCTCGGCTGTCCGGCGATTGAGTGGCAACCCTCCAGCGATGGCAAGAAGGGGAAGACCTATATCGACCCGCTCCTTTGTACCGGCTGTACGGTTTGCCAGCAGCTCTGTAAATTCGACGCGATCAACTGA
- a CDS encoding indolepyruvate oxidoreductase subunit beta (Involved in the incorporation of exogenous aryl acids in the biosynthesis of aromatic amino acids: catalysis of the ferredoxin-dependent oxidative decarboxylation of arylpyruvates.), with amino-acid sequence MNDKVTNILLVGVGGQGTLLASEILSETFMLAGFDVKKSEIHGMSQRGGSVVSHVRFGREVASPTVPEGEGDVLFGFELLEAYRYLPLLHAGAKVVVNDYRIPPPSVLLGQEVYPDDLADRIRSRFPDFLLVDGLHLASEAGNPKAANTVLLGAVSKRLAIAEEHWLAALRKMVPAKALEVNIRAFQMGRAL; translated from the coding sequence ATGAACGATAAAGTCACTAATATTCTGCTGGTCGGCGTCGGTGGACAGGGGACCCTGCTCGCTTCGGAGATCCTCTCCGAAACCTTCATGCTCGCCGGCTTTGACGTCAAGAAGAGCGAGATTCACGGCATGTCGCAACGCGGCGGCAGTGTTGTCTCACATGTCCGTTTCGGCCGCGAAGTCGCATCGCCGACGGTGCCGGAAGGGGAGGGGGATGTCCTCTTTGGCTTCGAACTCCTGGAAGCCTACCGCTATCTTCCCCTGCTCCATGCCGGGGCCAAGGTGGTGGTCAATGACTACCGCATTCCGCCCCCCTCGGTCCTCCTCGGCCAGGAGGTTTATCCCGACGACCTCGCCGACCGGATTCGCAGTCGTTTTCCCGATTTTCTCCTGGTCGATGGTCTCCATCTGGCGAGTGAGGCCGGCAATCCCAAGGCCGCCAACACTGTCCTTCTCGGGGCGGTTTCAAAGCGTCTGGCGATTGCTGAAGAGCACTGGCTGGCCGCGCTGCGCAAGATGGTCCCGGCCAAAGCTCTGGAGGTCAACATTCGCGCCTTTCAGATGGGCCGTGCCCTGTAA